Proteins co-encoded in one Plasmodium vivax scf_6593 genomic scaffold, whole genome shotgun sequence genomic window:
- a CDS encoding variable surface protein Vir17, putative (encoded by transcript PVX_011610A), translated as MFIEQIKNFNYNNQTFCTIDDLTDIRAEENDALTNIGCTLYKGYRRLTAYDDENREIFCDYLNLWLDEKKSTHTTDKSDVIIEKWILIEKLWNKLYEIEDPSRKCKRQEDGFDVYCVNRDYFKDLCKKAIEKNSNVEKDCSLFSEFINKSYAEFFDENRCFDDPLDSDNYGYSISDDCDLSNIAKTFPKYDSTRQTILDNDNLKATIKRCVIPPKVEDGNSEPSVEVADVPPETSEPGKVLTESEDALTESKFRHPGQEVDLAVPPVLFHPPSADANLTDNGHSKPIYYAGLSLSGVFFTSMVLYKYTALGPLIRSLVSKKEKLRQTTNKHLAQQWLERTSEYMDSNSENSHYNFPYQSMQN; from the exons ATGTTTATtgagcaaataaaaaattttaattataacaaCCAAACATTTTGTACTATTGATGATTTAACAGATATTAGAGCAGAAGAAAATGATGCACTAACAAATATTGGTTGCACTCTTTACAAAGGATACAGGCGTCTAACTGCGTATGATGATGAAAATAGAGAAATATTTTGCGATTATTTAAATCTTTGGttagatgaaaaaaaaagcacacatACAACAGATAAATCAGATgttataatagaaaaatggatacttattgaaaaattatggaataaattatatgaaatagAGGATCCCAGTCGTAAATGTAAAAGACaag aggatGGATTTGATGTATATTGCGTAAATAGggattattttaaagatttatgcaaaaaagcCATAGAAAAGAATAGTAATGTTGAAAAAGATTGTTCATTATTTTCTgaattcataaataaaagtTATGCAGaattttttgatgaaaatagATGTTTTGATGATCCCCTTGATTCTGACAATTATGGGTATTCTATTTCTGATGATTGTGATTTAAGTAATATAGCCAAAACATTTCCTAAATATGATTCAACTCGTCAAACTATTTTAGATaatgataatttaaaagcAACTATAAAAAGATGCGTAATTCCTCCAAAAGTAGAAGATGGGAACAGTGAACCAAGTGTGGAAGTTGCTGATGTTCCCCCTGAAACTTCTGAACCAGGTAAGGTACTTACTGAGTCAGAAGATGCTCTTACTGAATCAAAATTTCGTCACCCTGGACAAGAAGTTGATCTTGCTGTCCCTCCAGTCTTATTTCATCCACCATCGGCAGATGCAAATTTAACCGACAATGGACATTCAAAACCTATCTACTATGCTGGATTATCATTATCAGgagtttttttcacttccatGGTTTTGTATAAA TACACAGCCCTTGGACCACTCATCCGTTCTTTAGtaagtaaaaaggaaaaattaaggcAAACTACTAACAAACATTTAGCTCAGCAGTGGCTTGAAAGAACTTCAGAATATATGGATTCTAATTCAGAAAATTcccattataattttccttatcaGTCTATGCAAAATTAA